Proteins from a single region of Spartobacteria bacterium:
- a CDS encoding CpaF family protein produces the protein MSDDVKDTPPEVKNTLIREPLDDYLYLFFAPVKEYLADDHVSEILINGPGQVYIEAKGKLHHTEAMFVSEDALRAAAVNVARAVGRSLNEEFPVLDARLPDGSRVSAVIPPVSRVGTVVSIRKFSKDTLRMDDLVAFGSIDKTGAALLQTIVALHRNVIVSGATSSGKTSVLNVLSSFIRPDERILVIEDSSELQLQQTHVVGFETRKPDRNGRGALTIRDLVQASLRLRPDRLVIGEIRGGESIDLLQALNTGHSGSMSTIHANSAVDSLLRLETCALMSGIEIPLTALRAQVAAAIQIVVQTARLSDGSRKITGIAEVTGLQDGDYVVNDLYTFRQDRMDADGHIVGKHAGCGNIPTFYEAAKQQRLAMDDAWFKPDP, from the coding sequence ATGAGTGATGACGTAAAAGATACCCCGCCCGAAGTGAAAAATACCCTCATTCGTGAGCCGCTGGATGATTATCTCTATCTCTTTTTTGCGCCTGTCAAGGAGTATCTGGCCGATGATCATGTCTCTGAAATTCTGATCAATGGACCCGGTCAGGTTTACATCGAAGCCAAGGGAAAACTGCATCATACAGAGGCAATGTTTGTGAGTGAAGATGCGTTGCGGGCGGCCGCAGTAAATGTGGCCAGAGCTGTGGGACGATCGCTGAATGAGGAGTTTCCGGTGCTGGATGCACGTCTGCCTGATGGTTCCCGTGTCAGTGCGGTGATTCCACCTGTTTCGCGCGTGGGAACGGTGGTCTCCATCCGAAAGTTTAGTAAAGATACATTGCGCATGGATGATCTGGTTGCTTTTGGCAGCATCGATAAAACGGGGGCTGCCTTATTGCAAACCATCGTTGCGCTGCATCGGAATGTGATTGTGTCGGGCGCGACATCGTCGGGAAAGACGTCGGTGCTGAATGTCCTGAGCAGTTTTATTCGTCCCGATGAGCGAATTCTTGTGATTGAAGATTCCAGCGAACTGCAGCTGCAGCAGACGCATGTGGTGGGCTTTGAAACCCGTAAACCGGATCGCAACGGGCGCGGTGCATTGACTATTCGCGATTTGGTTCAGGCGAGTCTGCGGCTGCGTCCCGATCGATTGGTGATTGGTGAAATTCGCGGCGGGGAATCCATCGATCTGCTACAGGCGCTCAATACCGGTCATTCGGGAAGTATGTCCACTATTCATGCGAATTCGGCGGTAGACAGTCTCTTGCGACTCGAAACCTGCGCGTTGATGAGCGGCATTGAAATTCCTCTGACGGCACTTCGTGCGCAGGTCGCTGCCGCCATCCAGATCGTTGTTCAAACGGCGCGATTGTCTGACGGGTCACGCAAAATCACCGGCATTGCAGAAGTGACCGGCTTGCAGGATGGCGATTATGTGGTGAATGATCTCTATACGTTTCGACAGGATCGCATGGATGCGGATGGGCATATTGTGGGAAAACATGCGGGGTGCGGAAATATTCCGACCTTTTATGAGGCCGCTAAACAGCAGCGGCTGGCAATGGATGATGCCTGGTTTAAACCGGATCCGTAA
- a CDS encoding DUF192 domain-containing protein, with protein MKRRMMNPVCSMTLRRDGEPMVLHPVEVAERVWSRTVGLLGRDGLDVHSGMLITRCRSIHTFFMRFNIDVAYLDEEYKVIDMAHNLPPGRFSVCRGRGGRYALELKGGTLEKNGISIGDVWRLHSQT; from the coding sequence ATGAAAAGGCGCATGATGAATCCAGTTTGTTCTATGACCCTGCGGCGCGACGGCGAGCCGATGGTGCTGCACCCGGTGGAGGTGGCCGAACGGGTGTGGTCTCGCACGGTGGGCCTGCTGGGGCGGGACGGACTGGACGTTCATTCCGGGATGCTGATTACCCGCTGTCGTTCCATTCATACTTTTTTTATGCGGTTTAATATCGATGTGGCGTATCTCGATGAAGAATATAAGGTTATCGATATGGCGCATAACCTTCCGCCCGGCCGTTTTTCGGTCTGCCGGGGGAGGGGAGGCCGATATGCTTTAGAACTAAAAGGAGGAACCCTTGAAAAAAACGGGATTTCTATCGGGGATGTGTGGCGTCTCCATTCACAGACTTGA
- a CDS encoding FHA domain-containing protein yields MMKIDVLDHDGGQVFCETCPDGESREIRIGRSADNTIVLPGLQVSPLHAVIRISPKKITIEDAGSINGILLNQVRMVRRVEPLAAGDSLSIADYTFQISGDTLRRSLRSPRRTMLLALLTFMVIFTGVVFVLKKQGILPGGSTTEESVAVVQPTPQPTPAPTPNLAAVTMEVALKALLAGENAYFRNDIGRAAEQFRLALSLNPSIPRAAEYLKQIDGDYLDRYLKYGYTALNKKDMNTAAVALNMLVSLDPDNEKVMAFKTMIEGQQKMRKARQLVRQGRILEARELLLHAETVNDAGRQNLLAYIDGLSAFNNKYMAVSDAVNRLDFSGALALLRPVLADPSLPPQWIQQLDDDREVIQSLIRFQNVLSENNRYAVVTTGRRILIDLESTSWTGPVAYVKSTFDTCRSSWLPDRTNLQAQTVASLKHIGELVQHRNDDKAGMALRSTVEDLTLLQFLQPTPPREAELKTAQDRLTEYIRNIYQQAYVSQSMGQNENAIRLYQHVLDAALFDSPYVQPARERLALLNADTKGENL; encoded by the coding sequence ATGATGAAAATAGATGTCTTGGATCATGATGGCGGTCAGGTGTTTTGCGAAACCTGTCCCGACGGGGAGAGCCGCGAAATTCGCATCGGTCGGTCGGCGGATAATACCATCGTTCTGCCGGGACTTCAGGTGTCGCCGCTGCATGCCGTCATTCGTATCAGTCCCAAAAAAATAACCATTGAGGATGCCGGGTCGATCAACGGGATACTGCTGAATCAGGTGCGCATGGTGCGGCGTGTGGAACCGCTGGCTGCCGGGGACTCCCTGTCTATCGCAGATTATACCTTTCAGATTTCCGGCGATACATTGCGCCGTTCTTTGCGTTCGCCGCGTCGTACGATGCTGCTGGCGCTGCTCACCTTTATGGTCATATTCACGGGCGTGGTCTTTGTGTTGAAAAAACAGGGGATTTTGCCTGGGGGATCGACGACGGAGGAGTCTGTTGCGGTGGTGCAGCCGACGCCGCAGCCCACGCCTGCACCCACGCCCAATCTGGCTGCGGTTACGATGGAAGTGGCCCTAAAAGCATTGCTGGCAGGGGAAAACGCGTATTTTCGTAACGATATCGGGCGGGCGGCAGAGCAGTTTCGTCTGGCCCTTTCGCTGAATCCTTCGATCCCTCGCGCGGCGGAGTACCTGAAGCAGATTGATGGTGATTACCTCGATCGCTATTTGAAATATGGATACACTGCGCTGAATAAAAAGGATATGAATACGGCCGCCGTTGCATTAAACATGTTGGTGTCCCTGGACCCGGATAATGAAAAAGTCATGGCATTTAAGACGATGATCGAAGGGCAGCAGAAGATGCGAAAAGCCCGTCAGCTGGTGCGGCAGGGGCGTATACTTGAGGCCAGGGAGCTGTTGCTGCATGCAGAGACGGTGAACGATGCCGGTCGCCAAAATCTGTTGGCTTATATTGACGGATTGAGCGCGTTTAATAACAAATATATGGCGGTCTCTGATGCGGTGAACCGTCTTGATTTTTCTGGTGCACTGGCTTTGCTTCGTCCTGTTTTGGCTGACCCGTCTCTGCCGCCGCAATGGATTCAGCAGCTGGACGACGATCGCGAGGTCATTCAATCGCTGATTCGTTTTCAAAATGTGCTGTCGGAAAATAATCGCTATGCCGTGGTTACCACGGGCCGGCGCATCCTTATCGATTTAGAGTCGACTTCGTGGACGGGGCCGGTGGCCTATGTAAAATCGACGTTTGACACGTGCCGGTCCAGCTGGCTGCCGGACAGGACAAATTTGCAGGCGCAGACAGTGGCCAGCCTGAAGCATATCGGTGAGCTGGTGCAGCATCGTAATGACGATAAGGCCGGCATGGCGCTGCGGAGCACGGTGGAGGATTTGACGCTGCTCCAGTTTTTGCAGCCCACGCCGCCGCGAGAGGCTGAATTGAAAACCGCACAGGATCGGCTGACTGAATATATTCGAAATATTTATCAGCAGGCCTATGTGTCTCAGTCCATGGGGCAGAATGAGAATGCGATCCGTCTCTATCAGCACGTGCTTGATGCGGCCCTGTTTGATTCGCCTTATGTTCAGCCTGCCCGCGAACGTCTCGCGTTGCTGAACGCAGATACTAAGGGAGAGAACTTATGA